In Paraflavitalea devenefica, the following are encoded in one genomic region:
- a CDS encoding ArnT family glycosyltransferase encodes MVLFTLAPVLCWFVLFILLYTTVDAAGTFTKLRIAFLFSTVLHGLLLVLITEGLSAYSMLSFGYVLLSWLLILLTLLGACLYKRIRLAKVREILIATVSIYRFGWMVWIMAICVLVSFILAIIYPPNNYDSMTYHMARVAHWVQNKNIAYYQTHIVRQLELQPFAEWVILHFQVLAGGDILANSVQLFYFIGCITTISLITKELGGSAQQQLATAFYACLIPMAIIQSNTTQNDIVVAFFIIAFVYCTILLLRRVTGILLLMAGASLGLALLTKGTAYIFALPFCGWYLLTLIKEYRQPFKKALGKAFLFALVPVIAVFINSGYFYRNTFLTGSPLGTTHASTGNGGMAIKPIAFIAIKNLMTHLPVNRKMKDGLTAEAAAMGVDIDDPQYSFVPTYWMREGLYYHEDYMQNFIHILLILLASILFLFKKSLYNSRISYYTLFVATLMATALLYCVLLKWQPWTNRLQTGLFMLYCVLLGMEIGRFNKWIQLASYLPVLYFSFNALFKSNSHPFPYNKQVYHSQLDNALIPNVAKEIRAYLKNKPYTRLGLYIGGDSWDYPYYKYLSCSDGVHRTIKHVFVKNESTIYPDHYVPDAIISLEGRREKYTIDGIDYYQTVIFQDAMVLFEPK; translated from the coding sequence ATGGTCTTATTCACATTGGCTCCTGTTCTTTGCTGGTTCGTACTTTTCATTCTCCTATATACCACTGTTGATGCTGCGGGTACATTCACAAAATTACGTATCGCATTCCTGTTCTCTACAGTTCTGCATGGCCTTTTACTCGTTCTTATTACAGAAGGATTAAGCGCTTATTCCATGCTCAGTTTCGGGTATGTATTACTATCATGGTTACTGATACTCCTGACTTTATTAGGAGCCTGTTTATATAAGCGTATCCGCCTGGCTAAGGTTAGGGAAATACTAATTGCTACGGTTAGCATTTACCGTTTTGGATGGATGGTTTGGATAATGGCGATCTGTGTATTAGTATCGTTCATATTGGCTATCATATACCCACCCAATAATTATGACTCCATGACCTATCACATGGCCAGGGTAGCCCATTGGGTGCAAAATAAAAACATCGCGTATTATCAAACACATATAGTACGTCAGCTCGAGTTGCAACCATTTGCAGAATGGGTTATCTTACATTTTCAGGTTTTGGCCGGAGGGGATATACTTGCCAATTCGGTCCAGCTTTTCTATTTCATAGGTTGTATTACAACCATCAGCCTTATTACTAAAGAATTGGGTGGCTCTGCCCAACAGCAATTGGCCACCGCCTTCTATGCCTGCCTGATACCAATGGCCATTATTCAAAGCAATACTACACAGAATGACATCGTTGTGGCCTTCTTTATTATCGCCTTTGTTTATTGTACCATTCTCCTGCTCAGGCGTGTCACAGGTATTTTACTTCTGATGGCAGGCGCCTCTCTTGGATTAGCGCTCCTCACCAAAGGAACAGCCTATATATTTGCCCTTCCTTTTTGTGGCTGGTATTTACTGACCTTGATAAAAGAATACCGGCAGCCTTTTAAAAAAGCGCTTGGAAAAGCCTTTTTATTCGCATTGGTTCCAGTAATAGCTGTGTTCATCAACAGTGGTTACTTTTATCGTAATACATTTCTTACCGGCTCACCGCTGGGCACTACCCATGCAAGTACCGGCAATGGAGGCATGGCCATCAAACCGATTGCGTTTATTGCTATCAAAAATTTGATGACCCACCTTCCTGTCAACAGAAAAATGAAGGATGGCCTGACAGCCGAAGCTGCAGCAATGGGGGTGGATATTGATGATCCCCAATACAGTTTTGTGCCCACTTACTGGATGCGTGAGGGCCTCTATTACCACGAAGATTACATGCAAAACTTTATACATATACTGCTGATCTTATTGGCAAGTATCCTCTTCCTGTTTAAAAAGAGTCTGTACAACAGTCGTATCAGCTATTATACGCTCTTTGTAGCTACCCTCATGGCAACAGCGCTGCTATATTGCGTACTTTTGAAGTGGCAGCCATGGACAAACAGGTTGCAGACAGGCTTATTCATGTTGTACTGTGTGTTGCTGGGTATGGAAATAGGAAGGTTTAATAAATGGATACAGCTTGCCAGTTACCTACCAGTGCTGTATTTTTCATTCAATGCATTGTTTAAAAGTAACAGCCATCCATTTCCTTATAACAAACAAGTGTATCATTCCCAGCTTGACAACGCTCTTATTCCTAATGTTGCCAAAGAAATAAGGGCATACCTTAAGAACAAGCCCTATACCAGGCTGGGCCTGTACATAGGAGGCGATTCATGGGACTATCCTTATTACAAATATTTGTCATGCTCGGACGGGGTGCACAGAACTATAAAACATGTTTTCGTCAAGAATGAATCTACCATATACCCTGATCATTATGTACCCGATGCCATCATCAGCCTTGAAGGACGCAGGGAGAAATATACGATAGATGGAATAGATTATTACCAGACTGTTATTTTTCAAGATGCAATGGTATTGTTTGAGCCCAAATAA
- a CDS encoding class I SAM-dependent methyltransferase, whose product MKQKIVQYLRKQSFQPTLAGILVNPLFFVRRGIFIHIKMLAAKQTGQLMDFGCGRKPYRNLFTHVTDYIGVDIEQTGHDHTNSQIDVFYDGKTLPFSADSFDAVFCSEVLEHVFNIDEVLPELSRVLKKDGQILITVPFCWNEHEIPYDFGRYTSFGIKHLLEKHGFSIIEIHKSGHFSQVISQFSSLYIYEVIKSAVKSKALHYLLSMLLIVPINITGAIISFILPRNRSLFFNNVVLARKN is encoded by the coding sequence ATGAAGCAAAAAATAGTTCAATATCTTAGAAAACAAAGCTTTCAGCCAACCCTGGCAGGAATACTGGTCAATCCGCTTTTCTTTGTCAGGAGAGGGATCTTTATACATATCAAAATGCTGGCAGCCAAACAAACAGGCCAGCTAATGGATTTTGGATGTGGCAGAAAGCCCTACCGGAATTTATTTACCCATGTTACTGACTATATCGGCGTAGATATTGAGCAAACCGGCCATGACCATACCAATTCGCAGATAGATGTATTTTATGATGGAAAGACCCTCCCATTCAGTGCGGATAGCTTTGATGCTGTCTTTTGCAGTGAAGTACTTGAACATGTGTTCAATATTGATGAGGTCCTTCCCGAATTAAGCAGGGTCTTAAAAAAGGATGGGCAGATCCTTATCACCGTACCTTTTTGCTGGAACGAACATGAAATCCCTTATGATTTCGGCAGGTATACTTCATTTGGCATAAAGCACCTGCTTGAAAAGCATGGTTTTTCTATCATTGAGATCCATAAAAGCGGGCACTTCTCACAGGTCATCAGTCAGTTCTCGTCATTGTACATTTATGAAGTCATAAAAAGTGCCGTAAAATCCAAGGCATTGCACTACCTGTTATCCATGTTATTGATCGTGCCTATCAATATTACCGGGGCTATCATCTCCTTTATACTGCCCCGCAACAGATCGCTTTTTTTCAACAATGTAGTATTGGCAAGGAAAAACTAA
- a CDS encoding glycosyltransferase family 4 protein, translating to MRILFIHNRYLQSAGGEDTTVNAEVDLLLSKGHAVKVLFFDNEAKTGISSKIKSGLGAVYNRTSALRVKEEIRQFAPDVIHVHNFFFTASPAVIIEAHKQQIPLVVTIQNYRLICANALLLRNNRVCELCVHHAFPWYGVKYKCYHESAVESAVVGLMGSVHKMAGTWKKKVDTYIVPARFMKWRLENSSLRLDTGLIKVKRNFIDDPGAGRFEQRDNFFLFVGRLAAEKGITVLLNAFRALPDANIVIAGDGPDKEALVREFGGLPNVRFVGKKTKEEVIGLMKSCRALVFPSIWYEGLPLTIIEAFATGTPVIASRLGAMEEMISHEGNGILFEPGNARELEQAILKYNQYIAQGNYSLYEAARQSYLEQFHPDKCYEEVINIYKHVIASRQLKKNGIYG from the coding sequence GTGAGGATATTGTTTATTCATAACAGGTATTTACAAAGTGCAGGCGGGGAAGATACCACTGTCAATGCTGAGGTGGATCTATTGCTGTCAAAAGGGCATGCTGTAAAAGTCCTTTTTTTCGACAATGAGGCCAAGACAGGCATAAGCAGCAAGATAAAATCCGGGCTCGGCGCTGTATATAACAGGACCTCGGCGTTACGGGTAAAAGAGGAGATCCGGCAATTTGCTCCTGATGTTATTCATGTGCATAATTTTTTCTTTACCGCTTCCCCGGCAGTAATTATAGAGGCTCATAAACAGCAGATCCCGCTGGTAGTAACTATACAGAATTACCGGCTTATTTGTGCAAATGCCTTATTGTTACGGAATAATAGGGTGTGTGAGTTGTGTGTGCACCATGCTTTTCCCTGGTATGGTGTAAAGTACAAATGTTACCATGAGTCGGCAGTAGAAAGTGCCGTGGTAGGATTAATGGGCAGTGTACATAAAATGGCAGGTACCTGGAAGAAAAAGGTAGATACCTATATCGTACCTGCCCGGTTCATGAAATGGCGCCTTGAGAATTCATCCTTGCGATTAGATACCGGACTGATTAAAGTAAAGCGGAATTTCATTGATGACCCTGGCGCCGGCAGGTTTGAGCAGCGGGATAATTTCTTCCTCTTTGTAGGAAGACTGGCCGCGGAGAAAGGTATTACTGTTTTGCTAAATGCTTTCCGTGCCTTACCGGACGCCAATATTGTTATTGCCGGTGACGGACCTGATAAAGAGGCGTTGGTCCGGGAGTTCGGTGGCTTGCCCAACGTACGTTTTGTTGGAAAGAAAACGAAAGAGGAAGTCATCGGTCTTATGAAATCGTGCCGGGCGCTTGTTTTCCCTTCTATCTGGTATGAAGGATTACCACTTACCATTATTGAGGCATTTGCTACCGGAACTCCTGTAATTGCATCCAGGCTTGGGGCGATGGAGGAAATGATCAGTCATGAAGGGAATGGTATTCTATTTGAGCCAGGTAATGCCAGGGAATTGGAGCAGGCCATTTTAAAGTATAATCAATATATTGCCCAGGGAAATTACTCATTATATGAGGCGGCCAGGCAAAGCTACCTGGAACAGTTTCATCCCGATAAATGTTATGAAGAAGTAATAAATATATACAAGCATGTTATAGCATCCAGGCAACTCAAAAAAAACGGGATCTATGGATAA
- a CDS encoding NAD-dependent epimerase: MRVLVTGTAGFIGMHLASYLLEKGHEVWGLDNVNQYYDVNLKKARLQENGIDTAEMIYGKPVNSTKYPGHYFVMLNLEDNEKLSDLFRTVGFDVVCHMAAQAGVRYSMVDPYSYASSNVTGFLNILEGCRHHHVQHLVFASSSSVYGLNEKMPLSPHTPTEHPVSLYAATKKANEMMAHSYSHLFKLPVTGLRFFTVYGPWGRPDMAPFLFTDAIKHDKPINIFNNGDMLRDFTYVGDIVQGIVKVIDVPPTGNDKWSGLSPDTASSPAPYRIFNIGNSTPVKLLDFITMLEEALQKKAIRNYMPLQPGDVLSTNADISDLIQLGYRPSVALRDGVKLYIDWFNKYYG; encoded by the coding sequence ATGAGGGTACTTGTTACAGGAACAGCCGGTTTTATAGGTATGCACCTGGCCAGTTATCTGCTGGAAAAAGGACATGAGGTGTGGGGGCTCGATAATGTTAATCAGTATTATGATGTGAACCTGAAAAAGGCCAGGCTACAGGAAAATGGTATTGACACAGCGGAGATGATTTATGGTAAACCGGTCAACAGTACGAAATACCCGGGCCATTATTTCGTAATGCTGAACCTGGAGGATAATGAAAAGCTGTCTGATCTGTTCCGGACGGTTGGTTTTGATGTGGTTTGCCATATGGCAGCCCAGGCAGGGGTACGTTATTCTATGGTGGATCCTTATTCCTACGCAAGCAGTAATGTAACAGGATTCCTGAATATACTGGAAGGATGCCGCCATCACCATGTTCAGCACCTGGTATTTGCCAGTTCTTCGAGTGTATATGGACTTAACGAAAAGATGCCGCTTTCCCCCCATACACCTACAGAACATCCTGTTTCTTTGTATGCGGCTACCAAGAAAGCCAATGAAATGATGGCCCATAGTTATAGCCATTTATTTAAGCTACCTGTAACCGGACTGCGTTTTTTCACTGTGTATGGCCCCTGGGGCAGGCCAGATATGGCCCCTTTCTTGTTTACAGATGCCATTAAACATGATAAACCGATCAATATATTCAATAATGGGGATATGTTGCGGGATTTTACTTATGTTGGTGATATCGTTCAGGGCATTGTTAAGGTGATAGACGTTCCTCCAACCGGAAATGATAAATGGTCGGGTTTGTCACCTGATACGGCTTCATCCCCTGCTCCCTACCGGATCTTTAATATTGGTAATTCAACCCCTGTGAAGCTGCTTGATTTTATCACGATGTTGGAGGAAGCATTGCAAAAGAAAGCTATCCGTAATTATATGCCTTTACAGCCCGGTGATGTGTTGTCGACGAATGCCGACATTTCAGACCTGATACAATTGGGATACAGGCCTTCTGTTGCTCTCCGGGATGGTGTAAAGCTGTACATTGATTGGTTTAACAAGTATTATGGATAA
- a CDS encoding glycosyltransferase: MKKNVLFVVNQLHRGGAQKVVANLSNNLASASNIHIVIYNDVDQVDYAYSGTLIKIRLPFARNAENNPFYARIARFFSLIYSLRKIKKKYKIDVSISFMEASNFVNVLSRRREKTVLSVRTFLSEELGRVKGVSIYKVFIRFLYNRVDHIVVPSTMMKHDLCDNFGVSAGRIKVIHNFIDIDKMAVSAQETIEYPAVKRLFVENKVLVSVGRLDVQKGQDYLFPVLAAVKASVPAIKLLLVGDGPLRETLVNKAADWGLKVCTSEQLKREAGNAHEYDVYFLGAQQNPFKYLDKRSIFVFPSLYEGFPNALLEAMVCGLPVISTDCLSGPRELLAPGTDLHYKTPATEYAPYGILMPDMPGQFEGQLSGIQGEIVRLWTEAVLKLIAEPDWAKEYAQKAASRAKDFGKDIIVAQWNQLIYDNP, encoded by the coding sequence GTGAAGAAGAATGTCCTATTTGTAGTTAATCAATTGCATAGAGGTGGTGCGCAAAAAGTAGTAGCCAATCTAAGTAATAATTTAGCGTCTGCATCCAATATTCATATTGTTATCTATAACGATGTTGATCAGGTTGACTATGCCTACAGTGGCACCTTAATTAAGATCAGGCTCCCATTTGCCCGGAATGCTGAGAATAATCCCTTCTACGCCCGGATCGCGCGTTTTTTTTCTCTGATCTATAGCTTAAGAAAGATAAAAAAGAAGTACAAAATAGATGTTTCCATCAGTTTTATGGAGGCATCCAATTTTGTCAATGTGCTTAGCCGCCGGCGGGAGAAAACTGTGCTGAGTGTGCGAACTTTTCTTTCCGAGGAATTGGGACGGGTAAAAGGAGTAAGTATCTATAAAGTGTTTATCAGGTTCCTGTATAACAGGGTTGATCATATCGTGGTGCCATCTACCATGATGAAGCATGATCTATGTGATAATTTTGGTGTTTCGGCCGGGAGGATCAAGGTTATTCATAATTTCATTGATATTGACAAGATGGCTGTGTCTGCACAGGAAACCATTGAATATCCTGCTGTGAAGCGTTTATTTGTTGAAAACAAAGTGCTGGTTAGTGTTGGAAGATTGGATGTCCAGAAAGGGCAGGATTACCTGTTTCCCGTGCTGGCTGCTGTAAAAGCATCTGTGCCGGCAATCAAACTATTGCTTGTCGGGGATGGTCCGCTTAGGGAAACGTTGGTTAATAAGGCTGCTGACTGGGGATTAAAGGTGTGTACTTCTGAACAGTTAAAAAGAGAAGCCGGGAATGCCCATGAATATGATGTATATTTTTTGGGTGCTCAGCAAAACCCGTTTAAATACCTGGATAAAAGAAGCATTTTTGTTTTTCCTTCCCTTTATGAAGGATTTCCGAATGCTTTACTGGAAGCCATGGTTTGCGGATTACCGGTAATATCCACAGATTGTTTGTCGGGACCGCGTGAATTACTGGCGCCTGGTACAGACCTGCACTATAAAACTCCTGCAACGGAATATGCTCCTTATGGGATATTAATGCCTGATATGCCGGGACAGTTTGAGGGGCAACTATCCGGAATACAGGGAGAAATCGTCCGGCTATGGACGGAGGCTGTTTTAAAACTCATTGCAGAACCGGATTGGGCAAAGGAATATGCTCAAAAAGCAGCTTCCCGGGCAAAGGATTTTGGCAAGGACATTATTGTGGCTCAATGGAATCAATTGATCTATGATAATCCGTAA
- a CDS encoding class I SAM-dependent DNA methyltransferase: MSTRQFDTYARFYNLLYKDKNYKKEAAYIHQLISQHYSKKQSELTLLDLACGTGRHLFELSALGYAHLSGSDIAKAMIDVARENAQQASKQIDFYNYSFQEAHNIPGKFDVVISMFSAVNYITSFEDQLQTFKNIYQLLEKGGIFIFDYWNGNAVVRDYSPVKVLRKQDDQAEIIRISKTSIDLVKQATTVTFNCLYFEGQQRIDEFEEVHHLHYYFFSEMNNLLKIAGFNVLHQSPFLEPERTIDPYDWNISIVAQKV, translated from the coding sequence ATGAGCACCCGGCAATTTGATACCTACGCGAGGTTCTATAATCTTCTTTATAAAGACAAGAATTATAAGAAGGAGGCTGCCTATATCCACCAATTGATCAGCCAGCATTATTCCAAAAAGCAATCAGAACTTACTTTGCTCGATCTGGCTTGTGGTACAGGCAGGCATTTGTTTGAGCTGTCAGCTTTGGGGTATGCGCATCTCAGCGGGAGTGATATTGCAAAAGCCATGATTGATGTTGCCCGGGAAAATGCGCAGCAGGCCTCAAAGCAGATTGATTTTTATAATTATTCTTTCCAGGAGGCGCATAATATTCCCGGAAAATTTGATGTAGTGATCTCTATGTTCTCTGCTGTTAATTATATTACCAGCTTTGAGGATCAGTTGCAAACGTTCAAAAATATTTATCAGCTTCTTGAAAAAGGAGGCATATTCATCTTTGACTATTGGAATGGCAATGCAGTAGTACGGGATTATTCTCCGGTGAAGGTATTGCGTAAACAGGATGATCAGGCTGAAATAATCAGGATTTCCAAAACTTCCATTGATCTGGTGAAGCAGGCTACCACTGTTACTTTTAACTGCCTGTATTTTGAAGGGCAGCAGCGGATAGATGAATTCGAGGAAGTACATCATCTCCACTATTATTTCTTCTCAGAAATGAATAACCTGCTCAAAATAGCCGGGTTTAATGTGCTGCATCAATCACCTTTCCTGGAACCGGAACGGACAATAGATCCGTACGATTGGAATATCAGTATTGTAGCACAAAAAGTATAA
- a CDS encoding DegT/DnrJ/EryC1/StrS family aminotransferase — protein MILVNEPLLDGNEKKYLNECIDTGWISSEGPFIKAFEEKMAAAVGRKFGIAVSNGSVALDAAVLALGLSKGDEVIMPSFTIISCAAAVVRAGATPVLVDSDPVTWNMDINQVAEKITARTKAIMVVHIYGLPVDMDPVIELAQKHGLKIIEDAAEMHGQTYKGRPAGSFGDISTFSFYPNKHITTGEGGMIMTDDESLANKCRSLRNLCFLPEKRFYHEELGFNFRMTNMQAALGLAQLERLEEFVAKKRRMGQQYTSLLKDVPSIQLPLEKTTYADNIYWVFGIVLNDEVPFDAFEAMKKLGAEKIGSRPFFWPMHEQPVFHKLGLFVNEQYPVAERMARRGFYVPSGLALKPEQIVTVSEAVKKILS, from the coding sequence ATGATATTAGTAAATGAGCCACTCTTAGACGGCAACGAGAAGAAATACCTGAATGAATGTATCGATACCGGATGGATATCCTCAGAAGGGCCATTTATAAAAGCTTTTGAAGAGAAAATGGCTGCTGCAGTGGGCAGAAAGTTTGGCATAGCTGTAAGTAATGGTTCTGTAGCATTGGATGCTGCTGTGCTGGCCCTGGGTTTATCGAAAGGCGATGAAGTGATCATGCCTTCCTTTACCATTATTTCCTGTGCTGCTGCAGTTGTGAGAGCAGGGGCTACGCCTGTTTTAGTAGACTCGGACCCTGTGACCTGGAATATGGATATTAACCAGGTAGCTGAGAAAATTACCGCCAGGACCAAAGCCATTATGGTGGTACATATTTATGGTCTGCCGGTAGACATGGACCCTGTTATTGAACTGGCGCAAAAACATGGATTGAAGATTATTGAAGATGCTGCCGAGATGCATGGGCAAACGTATAAAGGGCGCCCGGCGGGTTCATTTGGTGACATCAGCACGTTTAGTTTTTATCCCAATAAGCATATTACTACCGGTGAAGGCGGTATGATTATGACAGATGATGAGAGCCTGGCCAACAAGTGCCGCTCCCTGCGCAACCTGTGCTTCCTTCCCGAAAAGAGGTTTTATCATGAGGAGTTGGGTTTTAATTTCCGGATGACCAATATGCAGGCAGCGCTTGGTCTTGCCCAATTGGAGCGCCTGGAAGAATTTGTTGCCAAAAAGAGACGGATGGGACAACAATATACCTCTTTGTTAAAGGACGTTCCTTCCATTCAGCTTCCGCTGGAAAAAACTACTTATGCTGATAATATTTATTGGGTATTTGGCATTGTCCTGAATGATGAAGTACCCTTTGATGCCTTTGAAGCGATGAAGAAGCTGGGTGCCGAAAAGATAGGTAGCAGGCCTTTTTTCTGGCCCATGCATGAACAGCCTGTTTTCCATAAACTGGGATTGTTTGTTAATGAGCAATATCCTGTCGCTGAGCGCATGGCCAGAAGAGGGTTTTATGTACCCAGTGGCCTGGCTTTAAAGCCTGAGCAAATAGTTACAGTAAGTGAAGCGGTTAAAAAGATTTTATCTTAA
- a CDS encoding cupin domain-containing protein produces MVEVIKDNNGIVLCHIIRAQYSPSKTEFFTPDNYSQQLGIIKYPEGGNIKPHFHNKVAREVFYTQEVLVIRKGKVRVNLFNNQSLDFLTAVVLQTGDTILLASGGHGFEMLEDTEMLEIKQGPYNGVQNDKTHIG; encoded by the coding sequence ATGGTTGAAGTCATAAAAGACAATAATGGAATTGTTTTGTGTCACATTATCAGGGCACAATACAGTCCCTCAAAAACAGAGTTTTTCACGCCGGATAATTATTCCCAACAACTTGGTATTATTAAATACCCGGAAGGAGGCAATATTAAACCTCATTTTCATAATAAGGTGGCACGGGAAGTATTTTATACGCAGGAAGTACTGGTGATCCGGAAAGGAAAAGTACGGGTGAATTTGTTTAATAACCAGAGCCTGGACTTTCTGACGGCTGTGGTTTTACAGACAGGCGATACTATTTTGCTGGCAAGCGGAGGACATGGTTTTGAAATGCTGGAGGATACCGAAATGCTGGAAATAAAGCAAGGGCCCTACAACGGGGTCCAAAATGACAAAACTCATATCGGATAA
- the murJ gene encoding murein biosynthesis integral membrane protein MurJ has product MFKSTIQVTLFSVLGIIISFITQLLLAYYFGTTQDRDAYFAALTIPAYITTLFVGSIGMMFLPYLVKYQTENHSGSIVKFATAVINGCFLALLAIVLVGYLMSQPVMELMLPFSKSAILPTAIYLFRIQLVSIVFTVLSTLLAAVFQAKHSFLAPAVFPIISSFTTLLFVGLLSPAWGISSIAYGTLLGAFLSFLFMLILVLKRFQYKWTFSLRQPGLNSLLLASLPLFGAGVIFRSYTVFERFFAARLPDGSLSYLGSGNQIVVILSTIVSSGIATTSFPLLSKYWSNNDLDALEKGFTKVVNLIVLIIFPMIVVFAVCGIDMISILFEHGAFTEKDTLALYYTLLGLMGFFLFSSVGNVAARMLYMSQNTWTAAIIGTMELLVYIASAFVLGRLYQFVGLAISLSIGAAFNIILSFIFIKRRVINKLDFRALITRFGAICIVAAFVFLLTFLVYRHLLTHAGSLARSIITVISVVLLYWFFLAKMTKDPSYEALVKQIKRKK; this is encoded by the coding sequence ATGTTTAAGTCCACTATTCAGGTTACGCTCTTTTCTGTTTTAGGGATCATTATTAGCTTTATTACGCAGCTTTTACTGGCTTATTATTTTGGTACTACACAAGATAGGGATGCTTATTTCGCAGCCCTGACTATTCCTGCCTATATCACTACTTTATTTGTTGGTTCTATTGGTATGATGTTTCTGCCTTACCTGGTGAAATACCAAACTGAGAATCATTCCGGCTCTATCGTAAAGTTTGCGACCGCCGTAATTAATGGTTGCTTTTTAGCGCTTTTAGCGATCGTGCTGGTTGGTTATCTCATGAGTCAGCCGGTCATGGAACTCATGCTGCCTTTCTCAAAGAGTGCTATTTTGCCAACAGCCATATACTTGTTTCGTATTCAGTTAGTCAGCATTGTTTTTACCGTTTTAAGCACCTTGCTGGCCGCTGTATTCCAGGCAAAACATTCTTTTTTAGCTCCGGCCGTGTTTCCGATTATAAGCAGTTTTACTACCTTATTGTTTGTTGGTTTGCTGAGCCCTGCATGGGGGATCAGCAGTATTGCTTATGGCACTTTGTTGGGGGCATTCCTGTCCTTTTTATTTATGTTGATACTTGTGTTGAAGCGATTTCAATACAAATGGACTTTCTCTCTCCGGCAGCCGGGTTTAAACTCCCTGTTGCTTGCTTCATTGCCCTTATTTGGAGCAGGGGTGATTTTTCGTTCTTATACCGTTTTCGAGCGCTTTTTTGCTGCCCGGTTGCCCGATGGCAGTTTGTCGTATTTGGGTAGTGGTAATCAGATTGTTGTAATACTAAGCACTATTGTTTCCAGCGGCATTGCAACGACAAGTTTCCCATTGTTGTCTAAGTATTGGTCAAACAACGATTTAGACGCTTTAGAAAAGGGTTTTACAAAAGTGGTTAACTTAATAGTATTGATCATCTTTCCAATGATCGTCGTTTTCGCTGTTTGTGGCATTGATATGATCAGCATCTTGTTTGAGCATGGCGCTTTTACTGAAAAAGATACATTGGCACTTTATTATACTTTGTTGGGATTAATGGGGTTTTTCTTATTCAGCAGTGTTGGCAACGTAGCGGCCCGCATGTTATACATGTCACAGAATACCTGGACAGCAGCTATTATTGGTACAATGGAATTACTTGTCTATATCGCAAGCGCCTTTGTGTTAGGCAGGTTATATCAATTTGTGGGATTGGCCATAAGTCTATCCATCGGAGCCGCTTTTAACATTATTTTATCTTTCATTTTTATTAAAAGACGGGTGATTAATAAGTTGGACTTCCGGGCGCTGATTACCCGGTTCGGGGCCATTTGTATTGTAGCTGCTTTTGTATTTTTGCTGACGTTTTTGGTGTACAGGCATTTATTGACGCATGCTGGTAGTTTGGCCAGAAGTATAATAACGGTAATATCAGTGGTGCTTTTGTATTGGTTTTTCCTGGCTAAAATGACTAAGGATCCCAGTTATGAGGCGCTTGTTAAACAAATAAAGCGGAAAAAATAA